In Georgenia soli, a genomic segment contains:
- a CDS encoding (Fe-S)-binding protein — protein sequence MRIALFATCINEAMFPQAPAATVRLLERLGHEVVFPESQACCGQMHVNTGYFREAVPVIRNHVRAFEPVLDGEWDAVVGPSGSCVGSVRHQQAMVARREGEDRLARDAELVASRTYELSELLVDVLGTTDVGAWFPHSVTYHPTCHSLRMIKVGDKPLRLLRAVAGIDLVELPEAQACCGFGGTFSLKNSETSAAMVHEKVRNVVSTGAEVLVAGDYSCLMNMAGSLSRQGTGVHAAHLAEVLASTREAPWSPTVLPGDRSRATAVPAAVPGPAAPAARAEEAGPAAPAGPAAAPSSVLRGTTAEVGR from the coding sequence GTGCGGATCGCACTGTTCGCCACCTGCATCAACGAGGCCATGTTCCCGCAGGCCCCGGCCGCGACCGTGCGCCTGCTCGAGCGGCTGGGGCACGAGGTGGTCTTCCCCGAGTCCCAGGCCTGCTGCGGCCAGATGCACGTGAACACCGGGTACTTCCGCGAGGCGGTGCCCGTGATCCGCAACCACGTCAGGGCCTTCGAGCCGGTGCTGGACGGGGAGTGGGACGCCGTGGTCGGGCCCTCGGGGTCGTGCGTGGGGTCCGTGCGCCACCAGCAGGCGATGGTCGCCCGCCGGGAGGGCGAGGACCGCCTGGCCCGCGACGCCGAGCTGGTGGCCTCACGGACGTACGAGCTGTCCGAGCTGCTGGTCGACGTGCTCGGTACGACCGACGTCGGAGCCTGGTTCCCGCACTCGGTCACCTATCACCCCACCTGCCACTCGCTGCGCATGATCAAGGTGGGCGACAAGCCGCTCCGCCTGCTGCGCGCGGTGGCGGGGATCGACCTGGTGGAGCTGCCGGAGGCGCAGGCGTGCTGCGGGTTCGGCGGCACGTTCTCGCTGAAGAACTCCGAGACGTCGGCGGCGATGGTGCACGAGAAGGTGCGCAACGTGGTCTCCACCGGCGCGGAGGTGCTGGTCGCCGGTGACTACTCCTGCCTGATGAACATGGCCGGAAGCCTGTCCCGCCAGGGCACCGGCGTCCACGCGGCGCACCTGGCCGAGGTGCTCGCGAGCACCCGGGAGGCGCCCTGGTCCCCCACGGTGCTGCCCGGGGACCGCAGCCGTGCGACGGCCGTCCCGGCGGCTGTCCCTGGGCCGGCGGCACCGGCGGCACGGGCGGAGGAGGCCGGACCGGCGGCCCCGGCGGGACCGGCGGCTGCGCCGTCGTCCGTGCTTCGCGGGACGACGGCGGAGGTGGGCCGATGA
- the lysS gene encoding lysine--tRNA ligase, with product MTEQTEEKSVVTTGAEGDEQTHDAPEQVRVRTEKRQRLLDSGIDPYPVTLPVTTTIAEVRAQFGELAAGEETDHVVGVAGRVMYLRNTGKLCFATLQDGEGRQLQAMLSRAEVGEEALAAFKSDVDLGDHLFVHGRVIASRRGELSIFADSFQLAAKALRPLPKTYENEAGEVVALSEEGRVRRRHLDLIMRPAAREMVRTRAAVVKSLRRTLDARDYVEIETPMLQVQPGGAAARPFVTHMNAYDIDLYMRIAPELFLKRAVVGGVEKVFEINRNFRNEGADSTHSPEFSMLEAYEAYGSYDTMAELTRTLVQQAAIDAYGSTTVTLEDGTEYDLGGEWAQISLFDSVSEKLGEEITPETPDAVLEAHAERLGLDIAPHYTHGKVVEELFEHLVGDDLYAPTFVRDFPVDTSPLTRAHRSKPGVVEKWDLYVRGFELATAYSELVDPVVQRERFAAQALAAAAGDPEAMVLDEDFLEAMEQGMPPAGGMGMGIDRLLMALTGRGIRETITFPLVKPR from the coding sequence GTGACCGAGCAGACCGAGGAGAAGAGCGTCGTGACCACCGGCGCCGAGGGCGACGAGCAGACCCACGACGCCCCCGAGCAGGTGCGGGTGCGGACCGAGAAGCGCCAGCGGCTCCTCGACTCCGGCATCGACCCCTACCCGGTCACGCTGCCCGTCACCACCACCATCGCGGAGGTCCGCGCCCAGTTCGGCGAGCTCGCCGCCGGCGAGGAGACCGACCACGTCGTCGGCGTCGCCGGTCGTGTGATGTACCTGCGCAACACCGGCAAGCTCTGCTTCGCCACCCTCCAGGACGGCGAGGGCCGGCAGCTGCAGGCCATGCTGTCCAGGGCCGAGGTGGGGGAGGAGGCCCTGGCGGCCTTCAAGTCCGACGTCGACCTCGGTGACCACCTCTTCGTCCACGGCCGCGTCATCGCCTCGCGCCGCGGCGAGCTCAGCATCTTCGCCGACTCCTTCCAGCTGGCCGCCAAGGCGCTGCGGCCGCTGCCGAAGACGTACGAGAACGAGGCCGGCGAGGTCGTCGCTCTCTCCGAGGAGGGGCGGGTCCGCCGTCGTCACCTCGACCTCATCATGCGGCCCGCCGCGCGGGAGATGGTCCGCACCCGCGCCGCCGTCGTGAAGTCGCTGCGCCGCACCCTCGACGCGCGCGACTACGTCGAGATCGAGACCCCGATGCTCCAGGTCCAGCCCGGCGGCGCCGCCGCCCGGCCGTTCGTGACCCACATGAACGCCTACGACATCGACCTGTACATGCGCATCGCGCCGGAGCTCTTCCTGAAGCGCGCCGTCGTCGGGGGTGTGGAGAAGGTCTTCGAGATCAACCGGAACTTCCGCAACGAGGGTGCGGACTCCACCCACTCGCCCGAGTTCTCCATGCTCGAGGCGTACGAGGCCTACGGCTCCTACGACACCATGGCCGAGCTCACCCGCACGCTCGTGCAGCAGGCCGCGATCGACGCCTACGGCTCGACCACTGTGACGCTCGAGGACGGCACCGAGTACGACCTCGGCGGGGAGTGGGCGCAGATCAGCCTCTTCGACTCGGTCTCGGAGAAGCTGGGCGAGGAGATCACCCCGGAGACTCCCGACGCGGTCCTGGAGGCGCACGCCGAGCGGCTCGGCCTCGACATCGCGCCGCACTACACGCACGGCAAGGTGGTCGAGGAGCTGTTCGAGCACCTCGTGGGTGACGACCTGTACGCGCCGACCTTCGTTCGCGACTTCCCCGTCGACACCTCCCCGCTCACCCGCGCCCACCGCTCGAAGCCCGGCGTCGTGGAGAAGTGGGACCTGTACGTGCGCGGCTTCGAGCTGGCGACCGCCTACTCCGAGCTCGTCGACCCCGTGGTCCAGCGCGAGCGCTTCGCCGCCCAGGCCCTCGCGGCCGCGGCCGGCGACCCCGAGGCCATGGTGCTGGACGAGGACTTCCTCGAGGCCATGGAGCAGGGCATGCCGCCCGCCGGCGGCATGGGGATGGGCATCGACCGTCTGCTCATGGCGCTGACCGGCCGGGGCATCCGCGAGACGATCACCTTCCCGCTGGTCAAGCCGCGCTGA
- a CDS encoding LutC/YkgG family protein, which produces MDAREAILARVRDALGRSQTEPAPPVPRGYRAHSDVVPGSGEAVDLLVDRLVDYRANVHRCREAELADTLGDLLGDVGSVVVPPGLPPEWVGAATAGGARTLLDTADEPLPNAALDTAGAVLTAARVAIAETGTIVLDGEPDQGRRAITLVPDRHVCVLHARQVVATVPEAVAVLGQHPHRPMTWVAGPSATSDIELIRVEGVHGPRTLDVVIVT; this is translated from the coding sequence ATGGACGCGCGCGAGGCGATCCTGGCCCGCGTCCGCGACGCGCTCGGCCGCTCCCAGACCGAACCGGCCCCGCCGGTGCCGCGCGGGTACCGGGCGCACTCCGACGTCGTCCCGGGTTCCGGCGAGGCGGTCGACCTGCTCGTCGACCGGCTGGTCGACTACCGCGCGAACGTCCACCGGTGCCGGGAGGCCGAGCTCGCCGACACCCTCGGTGACCTCCTCGGCGATGTCGGCTCCGTCGTCGTGCCGCCGGGGCTGCCGCCGGAGTGGGTGGGCGCGGCGACCGCCGGTGGTGCGCGGACGCTCCTGGACACCGCGGACGAACCGCTCCCCAACGCCGCCCTCGACACGGCGGGCGCGGTCCTCACGGCAGCGCGGGTGGCGATCGCGGAGACCGGCACGATCGTCCTCGACGGCGAGCCGGACCAGGGTCGGCGAGCCATCACGCTCGTGCCCGACCGGCACGTCTGCGTGCTCCACGCCCGCCAGGTGGTGGCGACGGTGCCCGAGGCCGTGGCCGTCCTCGGCCAGCACCCGCACCGGCCGATGACGTGGGTCGCCGGGCCGAGCGCCACGAGCGACATCGAGCTCATCCGCGTCGAGGGGGTCCACGGGCCGCGGACGCTGGACGTCGTCATCGTCACGTGA
- the panD gene encoding aspartate 1-decarboxylase, producing the protein MMISKIHRATITAADLHYVGSITVDADLLDAADLLPGQQVDVVDVTNGARLTTYVIPGERGSGVLCINGAAAHLVNAGDLVILIAYGQLSDADARTYTPHVVFVDDRNRIVDVGDEPGQVPDTQAGEAPYVEASGITTASYRASLPGEDPSVLI; encoded by the coding sequence ATGATGATCTCCAAGATCCACCGGGCCACCATCACCGCGGCGGACCTGCACTACGTCGGCTCGATCACCGTCGACGCCGACCTGCTCGACGCCGCGGACCTGCTGCCCGGCCAGCAGGTCGACGTCGTGGACGTCACCAACGGCGCCCGCCTGACCACCTACGTCATCCCCGGCGAGCGCGGCTCCGGGGTGCTGTGCATCAACGGTGCCGCCGCCCACCTCGTCAACGCCGGCGACCTGGTCATCCTCATCGCCTACGGCCAGCTCTCCGACGCCGACGCCCGCACCTACACCCCCCACGTGGTGTTCGTGGACGACCGCAACCGCATCGTCGACGTGGGCGACGAGCCGGGGCAGGTGCCGGACACCCAGGCCGGCGAGGCGCCCTACGTCGAGGCCAGCGGCATCACCACCGCCTCGTACCGGGCGTCGCTGCCCGGCGAGGACCCGTCCGTCCTCATCTGA
- a CDS encoding uridine kinase family protein, giving the protein MPLGDLRADELADDPQLAEDPQEGLFELPPGSRQAAARVVLLTGPSGSGKTSLTRRVGLPVVSLDDFYLDGDHPGLPRRYGVVDWDSPRTWDKAGAMAALVELATTGEAELPVYDIPTNARTGTTKLALDGFPVFIAEGIFAAEIVEACREEDILADALCIFRPRAQTFWFRLMRDLGEARKPPMTLLRRGLNLAKNEPAMIADLESKGCRKVRVEEAERDIRALLTAR; this is encoded by the coding sequence ATGCCCCTGGGCGATCTTCGGGCGGACGAGCTCGCCGACGACCCCCAGCTCGCCGAGGACCCGCAGGAGGGGCTCTTCGAGCTCCCGCCCGGTTCCCGGCAGGCCGCCGCGCGCGTGGTGCTGCTGACCGGCCCATCGGGGTCGGGGAAGACGTCGCTGACGCGGCGGGTCGGGCTGCCGGTCGTCTCCCTCGACGACTTCTACCTCGACGGCGACCACCCCGGACTGCCGCGCCGCTACGGCGTCGTCGACTGGGACTCGCCGCGCACCTGGGACAAGGCCGGCGCCATGGCCGCGCTCGTCGAGCTGGCCACCACCGGCGAGGCCGAGCTGCCCGTCTACGACATCCCCACCAACGCGCGCACGGGCACCACCAAGCTGGCGCTCGACGGTTTCCCGGTCTTCATCGCCGAGGGCATCTTCGCCGCCGAGATCGTCGAGGCCTGCCGCGAGGAGGACATCCTCGCCGACGCCCTGTGCATCTTCCGGCCCCGCGCCCAGACGTTCTGGTTCCGCCTCATGCGCGACCTCGGCGAGGCCCGCAAGCCGCCGATGACGCTGCTGCGCCGCGGGCTGAACCTCGCGAAGAACGAGCCCGCCATGATCGCCGACCTCGAGAGCAAGGGCTGCCGCAAGGTCCGCGTCGAGGAGGCCGAGCGCGACATCCGGGCACTCCTCACCGCGCGCTAG
- the panC gene encoding pantoate--beta-alanine ligase — translation MSNPPTEPARPGARPGRLGVGVVGAGRVGAVLASALRSVGHAVVGATAVSAESRDRVEALLPGVPVLEIEEVVERAELVLLTVPDDVLADLVRGLAELGRWQPGQLVVHTSGRYGTEVLAPARAAGAITLAIHPAMTFTGTSLDISRLTGCPFAVTAAGPVLPIAQALVVEIGGEPVVVAEEDRPVYHAALAHGANHLVTLVAQAERALRTAGLDEPGTYLAPLLSAALDGAVRGGEQGLTGPVVRGDAGTVEAHLAALGGLGEELADVADTYRHLARATTRRALATGRLSDAPAARLLDVLADGASAADERAGTTAAGAAWPPAAAGGARAAAATTPGDRAGRAPEPATPLEPVVVRTRAELRGALAALPGTRALVMTMGALHEGHLTLVREARSRAEHVVVSVYVNPLQFGPGEDFEAYPRDLDADVALLAHEGVDLVFAPSDDEAYVAEPLVRVDPGPVAGVLEGRTRPGHFAGVLQIVAKVLNLVRPDVAVFGQKDAQQLALVRTLVRDLDLGVEIVGVPIRREDDGLAMSSRNAYLSPGERRRALTLSRALAAGRDAAAAGGTAAQVRRVSEEVLAAADGVEVDYLALVDPDTFLPLDERATGPGLLAVAAWVGTTRLIDNMTVDLQGTRP, via the coding sequence GTGAGCAACCCACCCACCGAACCCGCACGCCCCGGCGCGCGCCCCGGACGTCTCGGCGTCGGAGTCGTCGGCGCGGGCCGCGTCGGCGCCGTCCTGGCGAGCGCGCTGCGCAGCGTGGGGCACGCCGTCGTCGGGGCCACCGCCGTCTCGGCCGAGAGCCGGGACCGGGTGGAGGCCCTCCTCCCCGGGGTGCCCGTGCTGGAGATCGAGGAGGTCGTCGAGCGTGCGGAGCTCGTGCTCCTCACCGTCCCCGACGACGTCCTCGCCGACCTCGTGCGCGGCCTCGCCGAGCTCGGGCGCTGGCAGCCCGGCCAGCTCGTCGTCCACACCTCCGGCCGCTACGGCACCGAGGTGCTCGCGCCCGCCCGGGCGGCCGGGGCCATCACCCTGGCCATCCACCCGGCGATGACGTTCACCGGCACGAGCCTGGACATCTCCCGGCTCACCGGCTGCCCCTTCGCGGTGACGGCCGCGGGACCCGTGCTGCCCATCGCCCAGGCCCTCGTGGTCGAGATCGGCGGCGAGCCCGTGGTGGTGGCGGAGGAGGATCGTCCCGTCTACCACGCCGCCCTCGCGCACGGCGCGAACCACCTCGTCACCCTGGTGGCGCAGGCCGAGCGCGCGCTCCGGACCGCCGGCCTCGACGAGCCCGGGACCTACCTGGCGCCGCTGCTCTCCGCCGCCCTGGACGGCGCCGTGCGCGGCGGCGAGCAGGGGCTGACCGGGCCCGTCGTCCGGGGTGACGCGGGCACTGTCGAGGCCCACCTGGCCGCGCTCGGCGGCCTGGGGGAGGAGCTCGCCGACGTCGCCGACACCTACCGCCACCTCGCCCGTGCCACCACCCGCCGCGCGCTGGCGACGGGCCGGCTGAGCGACGCCCCCGCCGCCCGGCTGCTCGACGTCCTGGCCGACGGCGCCTCCGCCGCTGACGAGCGGGCCGGGACGACGGCGGCGGGGGCGGCGTGGCCGCCTGCAGCGGCGGGCGGCGCCCGCGCGGCGGCCGCGACGACGCCCGGAGACCGGGCCGGGCGGGCGCCGGAGCCGGCGACACCGCTCGAGCCGGTCGTGGTGCGCACCCGCGCCGAGCTGCGGGGCGCGCTCGCCGCGCTGCCCGGGACCCGGGCGCTGGTGATGACCATGGGCGCCCTGCACGAGGGGCACCTCACGCTCGTCCGGGAGGCGCGCTCGCGGGCCGAGCACGTGGTGGTCTCCGTCTACGTCAACCCGCTCCAGTTCGGCCCGGGCGAGGACTTCGAGGCCTACCCCCGGGACCTCGACGCGGACGTGGCGCTGCTCGCCCACGAGGGCGTCGACCTCGTGTTCGCCCCCTCCGACGACGAGGCCTACGTGGCCGAGCCGCTCGTGCGCGTCGACCCGGGGCCGGTGGCCGGCGTGCTCGAGGGCCGTACCCGGCCCGGACACTTCGCCGGCGTCCTGCAGATCGTCGCCAAGGTGCTGAACCTGGTGCGCCCCGACGTCGCCGTCTTCGGGCAGAAGGACGCCCAGCAGCTCGCGCTCGTGCGCACCCTCGTGCGTGATCTTGATCTCGGGGTCGAGATCGTCGGCGTGCCGATCCGCCGGGAGGACGACGGGCTGGCCATGTCCAGCCGCAACGCCTACCTCTCGCCCGGCGAGCGCCGTCGTGCCCTGACCCTCTCCCGGGCGCTGGCCGCGGGGCGGGACGCCGCGGCCGCGGGCGGCACGGCCGCCCAGGTGCGCCGGGTGTCCGAGGAGGTCCTGGCCGCTGCGGACGGCGTCGAGGTGGACTACCTTGCTCTTGTCGATCCGGACACGTTCCTCCCGCTGGACGAGCGTGCGACGGGCCCCGGCCTTCTCGCCGTGGCCGCCTGGGTCGGGACCACCCGGCTCATCGACAACATGACCGTCGACCTGCAAGGAACCCGCCCGTGA
- a CDS encoding LutB/LldF family L-lactate oxidation iron-sulfur protein, whose product MTTFLGMPRVAPQPATAPQDPLRWGPDFPTAAHETLGNGQMRTNLRHATRTIRDKRLRMVSELPDWEELREAGSAIKHWTMSHLPELLVQLEENVTARGGVVHWARDAAEANRIVADLVRATGESEVVKVKSMATQETGLNEHLAAEGITATETDLAELIVQLAGDMPSHVLVPAIHRNRDEIRAIFTERMGDAPADLTSEPRALAMAARAHLRAKFLTARVAISGANLAVAETGTVSVFESEGNGRMCLTLPDTLITVMGIEKVVPAFQDLEVFTQLLPRSSTGERMNPYTTMWTGVTPGDGPQAFHLVLLDNGRTKALADEVGRQALHCIRCSACMNVCPVYEHTGGHAYGSVYPGPIGAILTPQLTGMGTRGATDPHDPTASLPFASSLCGACYEACPVKIDIPTALVHLRNRAVESQQRRLLPTGWEAGMRAASAVMSSGSRFAVAARAAGLGRIVARHDRIARLPYPGSLWTGVRDLPAPPAQSFRTWWKEHQADGATRPAGAPSPGSTAGNEA is encoded by the coding sequence ATGACGACGTTCCTGGGCATGCCCCGCGTCGCGCCGCAGCCGGCCACCGCGCCGCAGGACCCGCTGCGCTGGGGCCCCGACTTCCCGACGGCGGCGCACGAGACCCTGGGCAACGGCCAGATGCGCACGAACCTGCGCCACGCCACCCGCACCATCCGCGACAAGCGGCTGCGGATGGTCTCCGAGCTGCCCGACTGGGAGGAGCTGCGCGAGGCCGGGTCGGCGATCAAGCACTGGACGATGTCGCACCTGCCCGAGCTGCTCGTGCAGCTGGAGGAGAACGTCACCGCGCGCGGCGGGGTGGTGCACTGGGCGCGCGACGCCGCGGAGGCGAACCGGATCGTCGCGGACCTGGTGCGGGCCACGGGCGAGTCCGAGGTGGTCAAGGTCAAGTCGATGGCCACGCAGGAGACCGGCCTGAACGAGCACCTCGCCGCCGAGGGCATCACCGCGACGGAGACCGACCTGGCGGAGCTGATCGTCCAGCTCGCCGGGGACATGCCCTCCCACGTCCTCGTCCCGGCCATCCACCGCAACCGCGACGAGATCCGCGCCATCTTCACCGAACGGATGGGCGACGCCCCGGCCGACCTGACGTCCGAGCCGCGCGCGCTGGCGATGGCGGCCCGGGCGCACCTGCGCGCGAAGTTCCTCACCGCCAGGGTCGCGATCTCCGGCGCCAACCTCGCCGTGGCGGAGACCGGGACGGTGTCCGTGTTCGAGTCCGAGGGCAACGGGCGCATGTGCCTGACGCTGCCCGACACGCTCATCACGGTGATGGGCATCGAGAAGGTGGTGCCCGCCTTCCAGGACCTCGAGGTCTTCACCCAGCTGCTGCCACGCTCGTCCACGGGCGAGCGGATGAACCCGTACACGACCATGTGGACCGGGGTCACCCCCGGCGACGGGCCCCAGGCGTTCCACCTGGTCCTGCTGGACAACGGGCGGACCAAGGCGCTGGCCGACGAGGTGGGGCGCCAGGCGCTGCACTGCATCCGCTGCTCGGCGTGCATGAACGTCTGCCCGGTCTACGAGCACACCGGCGGGCACGCCTACGGCTCCGTCTACCCCGGGCCGATCGGGGCGATCCTCACCCCGCAGCTGACCGGCATGGGCACCCGCGGGGCGACCGACCCGCACGACCCCACGGCGTCCCTGCCCTTCGCGTCGTCCCTGTGCGGGGCCTGCTACGAGGCCTGCCCGGTCAAGATCGACATCCCCACCGCCCTCGTGCACCTGCGCAACCGGGCGGTGGAGTCGCAGCAGCGCCGGCTGCTGCCCACCGGGTGGGAGGCGGGCATGCGCGCCGCGTCGGCCGTCATGTCGTCCGGGTCGCGTTTCGCCGTCGCCGCGAGGGCGGCCGGGCTGGGCCGCATCGTCGCCCGGCACGACCGCATCGCGCGCCTGCCGTACCCCGGGTCCCTGTGGACGGGCGTGCGGGACCTGCCGGCGCCGCCCGCGCAGTCGTTCCGCACCTGGTGGAAGGAGCACCAGGCCGACGGCGCGACCCGACCGGCCGGCGCACCTTCCCCTGGCTCGACCGCGGGGAACGAGGCGTGA
- a CDS encoding PH domain-containing protein, whose amino-acid sequence MTAPFPDGAPHAAGPPHPAESLPAPRDGGGDPRADGVTWRRVHKITPILNAWKVVAAVVAAVVWQVSDQIANLPDVWESVARYRTTVLLAVAGALVLVALVAGLYSVLSWRRMQFAVTSESVDLHTGILFRQQRHARLVRIQAVDVVQPLLGRLFGLAQVRVETAGGGESNVVIGYLHEAEAQALRNEVMARAAGVDVSEARASGTPDGAAGPPDGAFPEAPGGAVHGAAGPGGAARGGPRAGRNVAPVVAAAPERELLQVPPGRLVASLAISGSLTLFVLVMIGLLVAAVVTESFAPIFGAVPALLGWAGYLWNRFAGEFGFRAALSPDGIRLRHGLLETRTQTLPPGRVQAVRLSQALLWRRFDWWRVEVNVAGYGADPMGKGAVETVLLPVGPRGDALTALWLVLPDLGVDDAAELLDAALEGSGETAGFRTSPRRVRWLDPLTWRRNGLRITRTALLMRSGRLSRHLVVVPHERTQSLAITQGPLERRFHVADLHAHSVPGPVTPVGHHLDATLALTILREQAGRARSARAAEGPEEWMRRVQVPGTGSTGQLAPGHLAPGHLGDGQTAGGQLIDEDRTTGRSGPLG is encoded by the coding sequence GTGACCGCCCCGTTCCCCGACGGCGCGCCCCACGCGGCCGGCCCGCCCCACCCCGCCGAGTCGCTCCCTGCCCCGCGGGACGGGGGCGGGGACCCGCGTGCCGACGGCGTGACCTGGCGCCGGGTCCACAAGATCACCCCGATCCTCAACGCCTGGAAGGTCGTCGCCGCGGTCGTGGCCGCCGTCGTCTGGCAGGTCTCCGACCAGATCGCGAACCTGCCCGACGTCTGGGAGTCCGTCGCCCGGTACCGCACCACGGTGCTGCTGGCCGTCGCCGGTGCCCTGGTGCTCGTCGCGCTCGTCGCCGGGCTGTACTCGGTGCTCTCCTGGCGGCGGATGCAGTTCGCGGTGACGAGCGAGTCCGTCGACCTGCACACCGGCATCCTCTTCCGCCAGCAGCGGCACGCCCGTCTGGTCCGCATCCAGGCGGTCGACGTGGTCCAGCCGCTCCTCGGGCGGCTGTTCGGGCTCGCCCAGGTGCGGGTGGAGACGGCCGGCGGCGGCGAGTCCAACGTGGTGATCGGCTACCTCCACGAGGCGGAGGCGCAGGCACTGCGCAACGAGGTCATGGCGCGGGCGGCCGGCGTCGACGTCTCCGAGGCCCGCGCGTCCGGCACGCCGGACGGGGCGGCCGGCCCTCCGGACGGAGCCTTCCCGGAGGCTCCCGGGGGAGCGGTCCACGGGGCCGCGGGCCCCGGCGGTGCGGCACGGGGCGGACCGAGGGCCGGCCGGAACGTGGCACCCGTCGTGGCCGCCGCCCCCGAGCGCGAGCTGCTGCAGGTCCCGCCCGGCCGGCTCGTGGCCTCCCTCGCGATCTCCGGCAGCCTCACCCTCTTCGTGCTCGTCATGATCGGCCTCCTGGTGGCTGCGGTGGTCACCGAGAGCTTCGCCCCCATCTTCGGTGCGGTGCCCGCGCTGCTGGGCTGGGCCGGCTACCTGTGGAACCGCTTCGCGGGAGAGTTCGGTTTCCGGGCCGCGCTCTCGCCCGACGGCATCAGGCTGCGCCACGGTCTCCTCGAGACGCGCACGCAGACCCTCCCGCCGGGGCGCGTGCAGGCGGTCCGGCTCTCGCAGGCGCTGCTGTGGCGGCGGTTCGACTGGTGGCGGGTCGAGGTGAACGTGGCCGGGTACGGCGCCGACCCCATGGGGAAGGGCGCCGTCGAGACGGTGCTGCTGCCCGTCGGCCCGCGCGGGGACGCGCTGACCGCGCTGTGGCTGGTGCTGCCCGATCTCGGCGTCGACGACGCGGCCGAGCTGCTCGACGCCGCCCTGGAGGGCTCCGGCGAGACGGCCGGCTTCCGGACCAGCCCCCGCCGGGTGCGCTGGCTGGATCCGCTCACCTGGCGGCGCAACGGGCTGCGCATCACCCGCACGGCGCTGCTCATGCGCAGCGGCCGCCTCTCGCGCCACCTCGTCGTGGTGCCGCACGAGCGCACCCAGTCACTGGCGATCACGCAGGGACCGCTCGAACGCCGGTTCCACGTGGCGGACCTGCACGCCCACTCGGTCCCCGGGCCCGTCACCCCGGTCGGCCACCACCTCGACGCCACGCTCGCCCTGACGATCCTGCGCGAGCAGGCCGGCCGCGCCCGGAGCGCCCGCGCCGCCGAGGGGCCGGAGGAGTGGATGCGGCGCGTGCAGGTGCCGGGCACCGGGTCGACCGGCCAGCTCGCGCCGGGGCACCTCGCGCCCGGGCACCTCGGGGACGGGCAGACCGCGGGCGGGCAGCTCATCGACGAGGACCGGACGACGGGACGGTCCGGGCCCCTGGGATGA
- a CDS encoding DUF4349 domain-containing protein, giving the protein MRRLRWMLALLVAALLLAGCTSGSGGAESAEGVAAPGQDAGDGAGGEAGGGAGGEAPAGGDPATGGGSGADADRQVVTEVDATVVVDDPTAAADQVVRLAESAGGRVDQRRQRAAGAEGMESLPSAWLTVRVPAADLTTVLDDLREVGEVRELDAATTDVTTTTRDLDSRIKALQTSVDRLLAIMADAKDTAALLATESEISARQAELESLQSERAHLADRVSMSTLRVDLIAKDAPVVVEAGGFLGGLRTGWDALVTTIDGVLVALGVLLPWLVVVGVPLGVAWVLRRRRRRVSAA; this is encoded by the coding sequence ATGAGACGACTGCGCTGGATGCTCGCCCTGCTCGTCGCCGCGCTGCTGCTGGCGGGCTGCACCTCCGGCTCCGGCGGCGCGGAGAGCGCCGAGGGCGTGGCCGCTCCGGGTCAGGACGCCGGTGACGGGGCCGGCGGCGAGGCGGGAGGTGGCGCGGGCGGTGAAGCGCCGGCGGGTGGTGACCCCGCCACGGGTGGCGGCTCTGGCGCTGACGCCGACCGGCAGGTGGTGACGGAGGTCGACGCCACCGTCGTCGTCGACGACCCGACGGCGGCCGCCGACCAGGTGGTGCGCCTCGCGGAGTCGGCGGGCGGCCGGGTGGACCAGCGCCGTCAGCGCGCGGCCGGCGCGGAGGGCATGGAGTCGCTGCCGTCGGCGTGGCTGACCGTACGGGTCCCGGCCGCCGACCTCACGACCGTGCTCGACGACCTGCGGGAGGTCGGCGAGGTCCGCGAGCTGGACGCGGCCACCACCGACGTCACGACCACCACCCGGGACCTCGACTCGCGCATCAAGGCCCTGCAGACCTCGGTGGACCGGCTGCTCGCCATCATGGCCGACGCGAAGGACACCGCGGCCCTGCTCGCCACGGAGAGCGAGATCAGCGCGCGCCAGGCCGAGCTCGAGTCCCTGCAGTCCGAGCGGGCGCACCTGGCGGACCGGGTGTCGATGTCGACCCTCCGGGTGGACCTGATCGCCAAGGACGCCCCGGTGGTCGTCGAGGCGGGCGGGTTCCTCGGCGGCCTGCGCACCGGGTGGGACGCGCTCGTCACGACGATCGACGGCGTGCTGGTGGCCCTGGGCGTGCTGCTGCCGTGGCTGGTCGTGGTCGGCGTCCCGCTCGGGGTCGCCTGGGTCCTGCGCCGGCGCCGGCGGAGGGTCAGCGCGGCTTGA